In Burkholderia savannae, one genomic interval encodes:
- a CDS encoding AMP-binding protein, whose translation MRDSSSLIDKLLAPLGEGLICRAHGIGTLDESGIEHVLSYRQLSEAGLRMSAALNALGARAGDLALLALPATNDYLALLVGCVLSGVVPCTVPAPLKRANGASPQVLEVACQLYRPTFVFTASAHVAELEAQLRGTGARVIDVGILRAASTGAEPRLAPRGRDDTHHIQLTSGSTSHPKAAIISHRNVESNIAGIANACGYSKQAADNTVIWLPLHHDMGLVSLLLHLYYGTSLRLMPSMSFVRNPLGWLKRIAHTRSTIAVAPTFALRYCVRRFNAAAMEDADFSHLRTFLVGAERVDRATLADFAATFTPYGFHASALQPCYGMAEATLAVTLHRSIDAPATRAFAHVIADRIDTAALAQHHRATPVPDGHAGATDTLLAVGAPLDQMAYEIRDAQGRAVAERDTGEIFIRGASVMQGYLPSADAPAPQPFDAHGWFATGDIGYVSGGQLFILGRKKEIIIIRGTNYFPHEIEETIDGHPAVYKGACIAVGIHDETQGTENLVVLVEAHANRVNSDSRAELQTRMQQRLGYCAQRIAFVEPGALPRTTSGKPQRLKARAMFMSGELREIAPPPSRLPGVERLAPQP comes from the coding sequence ATGCGCGATTCCTCGTCGCTGATCGACAAGCTGTTGGCTCCGCTCGGAGAGGGGCTGATCTGCCGCGCGCACGGCATCGGCACGCTCGACGAGAGCGGCATCGAGCACGTGCTGTCCTATCGTCAACTGAGCGAGGCGGGCTTGCGCATGAGCGCCGCGTTGAACGCGCTCGGCGCGCGCGCGGGCGATCTCGCCCTCCTCGCGCTGCCCGCGACGAACGACTATCTCGCGCTGCTCGTCGGCTGCGTGCTGTCGGGCGTCGTGCCGTGCACGGTGCCCGCGCCGCTCAAGCGCGCGAACGGCGCGAGCCCGCAAGTGCTCGAGGTCGCCTGCCAGCTCTATCGTCCGACGTTCGTGTTCACCGCATCCGCGCACGTCGCCGAACTCGAGGCGCAACTGCGCGGCACGGGCGCGCGCGTGATCGACGTCGGCATCCTCCGCGCCGCGTCGACGGGCGCCGAGCCGCGCCTCGCGCCGCGCGGCCGCGACGATACGCACCACATTCAACTGACGTCCGGTTCGACGTCGCATCCGAAGGCGGCGATCATCAGCCACCGCAACGTCGAGAGCAACATCGCGGGCATCGCGAACGCGTGCGGCTACAGCAAGCAAGCCGCCGACAACACCGTGATCTGGCTGCCGCTGCATCACGACATGGGCCTCGTGAGCCTGCTGCTGCATCTGTACTACGGGACGTCGCTGCGGCTGATGCCGTCGATGAGCTTCGTGCGCAACCCGCTCGGCTGGCTCAAGCGCATCGCGCACACGCGCTCGACGATCGCCGTCGCGCCGACCTTCGCGCTGCGCTACTGCGTGCGCCGCTTCAACGCGGCGGCGATGGAGGACGCCGACTTCAGTCATCTGCGCACGTTCCTCGTCGGCGCGGAACGGGTCGACCGCGCGACGCTCGCCGATTTCGCCGCGACGTTCACGCCGTACGGCTTCCATGCGTCGGCGCTGCAGCCCTGCTACGGCATGGCGGAAGCGACGCTCGCCGTCACGTTGCACCGCTCGATCGACGCGCCGGCGACTCGGGCGTTCGCGCACGTGATCGCCGATCGCATCGACACCGCGGCGCTCGCGCAGCATCACCGCGCGACGCCCGTGCCCGACGGCCACGCCGGCGCGACCGACACGCTGCTCGCCGTCGGCGCGCCGCTCGACCAGATGGCCTACGAAATCCGCGATGCGCAGGGCCGCGCCGTCGCCGAACGCGACACGGGCGAGATCTTCATCCGCGGCGCATCGGTCATGCAGGGCTACCTGCCGAGCGCCGACGCCCCCGCGCCGCAACCGTTCGACGCGCACGGCTGGTTCGCGACGGGCGACATCGGCTACGTGAGCGGCGGCCAGCTCTTCATCCTCGGCCGCAAGAAGGAAATCATCATCATTCGCGGAACCAACTACTTCCCGCACGAGATCGAGGAGACGATCGACGGCCATCCGGCCGTCTACAAGGGCGCGTGCATCGCCGTCGGCATCCACGACGAAACGCAGGGCACCGAGAACCTCGTCGTCCTCGTCGAGGCGCATGCGAATCGCGTCAACAGCGATTCGCGCGCCGAGTTGCAGACGCGCATGCAGCAGCGGCTCGGCTATTGCGCGCAACGCATTGCGTTCGTCGAGCCGGGCGCGTTGCCGCGCACGACGAGCGGCAAGCCGCAACGGCTGAAGGCGCGCGCGATGTTCATGAGCGGCGAGCTGCGCGAAATCGCGCCGCCGCCGTCGCGCCTGCCCGGCGTCGAGCGCCTCGCCCCGCAGCCATGA
- a CDS encoding acyl carrier protein, which produces MSTPATETLPLLAREVAKILNVEAVETNVGIGELGIDSLNIVELIVFCEQLYGSIDPEALNITQYTTLAQLDAELRASQTAA; this is translated from the coding sequence ATGAGCACGCCCGCCACTGAAACGCTGCCCCTTCTCGCACGCGAGGTCGCGAAGATCCTGAACGTCGAGGCCGTCGAAACCAACGTCGGCATCGGCGAGCTCGGAATCGACTCGCTGAACATCGTCGAGCTGATCGTCTTTTGCGAGCAGTTGTACGGCTCGATCGATCCCGAAGCGCTGAACATCACGCAATACACGACGCTCGCGCAGCTCGACGCCGAACTGCGCGCATCGCAGACGGCCGCCTGA
- a CDS encoding ferritin-like domain-containing protein gives MQPYEDAARGHRWSMPVDALMMSDYEYRETALTNLYHKAKAAQWDVNRDIDWNVTLNPDNPLGMPDGMLLVFGTDLWHKLGAAERAEMRHHWQGWLLSQILHGEQAALICASKLASAEESLSARLCAAAQIMDEARHVEAYAKLVNEKISVRYPMSRSLEGLLKDTVTSSALDITNLGMQVLVEGIALSTFQTVVAFSTDPFVKDLFARIQRDEARHFAVGRLTLARVYSDMTSAELKEREEFVSEGASVLYEHLCADDIWEPLGYSKQACAQMVRESEVSRALRRSIFRRLVPTIREIGLLTPRVRRTFEQLDVIDYEDMPLAMDL, from the coding sequence ATGCAACCGTACGAAGACGCCGCCCGCGGCCATCGCTGGTCGATGCCCGTCGACGCGCTGATGATGAGCGACTACGAATATCGCGAGACCGCGCTGACGAACCTGTATCACAAGGCCAAGGCCGCCCAGTGGGACGTCAACCGCGACATCGACTGGAACGTGACGCTGAACCCCGACAACCCGCTCGGGATGCCCGACGGCATGCTGCTCGTGTTCGGCACCGATCTGTGGCACAAGCTCGGCGCCGCCGAGCGCGCGGAGATGCGCCATCACTGGCAGGGGTGGCTGCTGTCGCAGATCCTGCATGGCGAGCAGGCGGCGCTCATCTGCGCGTCGAAGCTCGCGAGCGCCGAGGAAAGCCTGTCCGCGCGCCTGTGCGCGGCGGCGCAGATCATGGACGAGGCGCGCCACGTCGAAGCGTACGCGAAGCTCGTCAACGAGAAGATCAGCGTGCGCTATCCGATGAGCCGCTCGCTCGAAGGGCTGCTGAAGGACACCGTCACGTCGAGCGCGCTCGACATCACGAACCTCGGGATGCAGGTGCTCGTCGAGGGGATCGCGCTGTCGACGTTCCAGACCGTCGTCGCGTTCAGCACCGATCCGTTCGTCAAGGATCTGTTCGCGCGCATCCAGCGCGACGAGGCGCGCCACTTCGCGGTCGGCCGGCTCACGCTCGCCCGCGTGTATTCGGACATGACGTCGGCCGAGCTGAAGGAGCGCGAGGAGTTCGTGAGCGAAGGCGCGTCGGTGCTGTACGAGCACCTGTGCGCGGACGACATCTGGGAGCCGCTCGGCTATTCGAAGCAGGCGTGCGCGCAGATGGTGCGCGAATCCGAGGTGTCGCGCGCGCTGCGCCGCTCGATCTTCCGCCGCCTCGTGCCGACGATCCGCGAGATCGGCCTGCTGACGCCGCGCGTGCGCCGGACCTTCGAGCAGCTCGACGTGATCGACTACGAAGACATGCCGCTCGCGATGGACCTGTGA
- a CDS encoding beta-ketoacyl-[acyl-carrier-protein] synthase family protein, whose protein sequence is MRQDQANHWIGIDAAAYELPDAAIDIDAWAARHAWPRAQVDAILESGCRFFHAAPQTSEVELASRAVGALVDATGIAPSSIDLMVHVHTQTFSMPAPPRSLLYEVAHAHGIRPLWSGSIAQLNCASIAAAIRMIDALFAAYPQAQSALVVSADRAYDEATRLRQFSGIQGDGAACLLVTRNSRRNRVGGIALRNQAAWYPGSDSAKEVERTMISTEWLHTHRIVDAACALTGRPITGYERILPINTDLRGWHALCRALRVPTERLFGENVARCGHVCCSDFAINLADDGLAALDAGLHVMGVMQSNVGAFAAVALHPLAADSSSTPPEAYEH, encoded by the coding sequence ATGCGCCAAGATCAAGCGAACCACTGGATCGGCATCGACGCCGCCGCATACGAGCTGCCCGACGCGGCGATCGACATCGACGCATGGGCGGCCCGCCATGCGTGGCCGCGCGCGCAGGTCGACGCGATCCTCGAATCGGGCTGCCGCTTCTTCCATGCCGCGCCGCAGACGAGCGAAGTCGAGCTCGCGTCGCGCGCGGTCGGCGCGCTCGTCGACGCGACGGGCATCGCGCCGTCGTCGATCGATCTGATGGTGCACGTGCACACGCAGACTTTCAGCATGCCCGCACCGCCGCGCAGCCTGCTCTACGAAGTCGCGCACGCGCACGGCATCCGGCCGCTATGGAGCGGATCGATCGCGCAGTTGAACTGCGCGTCGATCGCCGCGGCGATCCGCATGATCGACGCGCTGTTCGCCGCGTATCCGCAGGCGCAGTCGGCGCTCGTCGTGTCGGCCGACCGCGCGTACGACGAAGCGACCCGCCTGCGCCAGTTCTCCGGCATCCAGGGCGACGGCGCCGCATGCCTGCTCGTGACCCGCAACAGCCGCCGCAATCGCGTCGGCGGCATCGCGCTGCGCAACCAGGCCGCGTGGTATCCGGGCTCCGACTCGGCGAAGGAAGTCGAGCGCACGATGATTTCGACCGAATGGCTGCATACGCACCGGATCGTCGACGCCGCGTGCGCGCTGACGGGCCGGCCGATCACGGGCTACGAGCGCATCCTGCCGATCAACACGGATCTGCGCGGCTGGCATGCGCTCTGCCGCGCGCTGCGCGTGCCCACCGAGCGGCTGTTCGGCGAGAACGTCGCGCGCTGCGGCCACGTGTGCTGCTCCGATTTCGCCATCAATCTCGCCGACGACGGCCTCGCCGCGCTCGACGCGGGCCTGCACGTGATGGGCGTCATGCAGTCGAACGTCGGCGCGTTCGCCGCCGTCGCGCTGCATCCGCTCGCCGCCGATTCGTCGTCCACTCCCCCCGAGGCCTATGAACATTGA